GCCAGATCCCGACGTTCAGACAGCATGAAATCAAGTGTTTGGCCATCGCGATCGACAGCTCGATACAGATAGGTCCATTTATCCCGAACCTTGAGATAGGTCTCGTCAACTCGCCAGGAACTGGCCGTGCGGCGTTTTCGTATCTGAGCTTGCTCAGCGATCTGCGGTGAGTAGCGAACCACCCATCGGTTTAGGGTTGCATGGTCAACCGAGATGCCTCGTTCATCAAGGATCTCCTGCAGTTCACGATAGGAAACGGGGTAGCGCACATAAAAGAACACCGCGTGCACAATGACGCTTTTAGGAAAATGTGCGGCTTTGAAATCGACCGCCATCCGCTTCCACCTCACTCAAGTCCTACATAGTGTCATGTGATAACCCATCAGATGTAAAAAATATGCGACACAACCCACCGCACGGCCGAATGCTCGCAACCTTCCTGTCCGGGATTGCTGAATTCGAACGCGACCTCATGAGCGAGCGCGTAAAGTCCGGCCTCGCCGCGGCAAGAGCGCGGGGAAAGCAGCTGGGCCGCCGGATGGGGCAGCGTCCCAAGTCGGATCGCCTTGCTCCAAAGGTCCTCGCTCTAATTTCCGAAGGAAGGAGCTACCGCTGGATCGCCCGTGACCTCGGCATCAGCAAGAATACTGTCGCGAATGTTGTGCAACGACATCGGGCGACTGAGCCGGATCGAAGACGATCAGAGCGATAGCTTCACCGATGATGGAAAAGTCCGGTCGACGGGTTCTCGGTTCTATAGGGCGAAGCGTTGCGGTTCGGCAGCACTGCACCTACTGGCCAGTTGTATACGCCAAGTCCTTGTTGTGCCGCAAGCAATGGCATAATTGTGGAAGAGGCGGATATCCGCGAACCAAACTGCGCAGGGCTGTAAACACGAAGTTCAGACTTGAATGTTTGGCTGAACGGCGTCATTTGGAAAGCCGACAAATCGGATAAATACCACTTCTGCCCCGAATATAATTGGTTTTGGAGATTACATGATCAGAACATTGATATTGGCTGCATCGCTTGCGGTCCTTACTGTACCAGCCCTGGCTCAGGGTGACGAAAACAATCGCGCAGGTCGTTACGAAAGCGAAGGTGGAGCGTCTCTCATTGTGGACCTGACGCATAAGTCAGGCAATGAGTATTCTGCCGCTATTGCGACGGCGGACAAAATGACCGATACGTTACCGGGTTGTGGTGGAAGTCTGAAAGGCGATGTCACCATTACAGGTGCTAGCGCAACCATGTCGATACCCAATGAAGGGTTCATTGAAAGCAAAAAAGAATCCCTGCAGAATAGCCGTTTTTGCAAGGTGAATTTTAAGTTCATGGATCAATACACGTTGAAGCTGGAAGAAGTTTCCGGTTGCTCTTACTACCATGGCGCCAGCTGCGATTTTAATGGCACCGTCGTGCATGAAGCGAGCGGAATTTAGCCGAGGCCTACAAATCGGCCACAAACCAGAACTTTAGAGGTTAAAAAAGGACAATGGCGGCTGTCGCATGGACAGTCGCCATTTTTGCTTAGGTACCAGTCTTACAAAAAATCCGATTACGGGCCGACCCCCCTGGCCGACATGGTGATCGC
This genomic stretch from Ochrobactrum sp. BTU1 harbors:
- a CDS encoding recombinase family protein produces the protein MRHNPPHGRMLATFLSGIAEFERDLMSERVKSGLAAARARGKQLGRRMGQRPKSDRLAPKVLALISEGRSYRWIARDLGISKNTVANVVQRHRATEPDRRRSER